The following proteins are encoded in a genomic region of Helicobacter macacae MIT 99-5501:
- the fliF gene encoding flagellar basal-body MS-ring/collar protein FliF, producing MDAKVFLESVHKIYSKLNKKQRIVIATTLVILIAFFVFLVVFSGKKTQSEYGVLFDKLDSADNALILDYLKEKQIPYRIPRNDVIEIPSERVAEERIELAARGIPKTSKVGFEVFDTNDIAATDFTQQVKFLRATEGELTRTIEALEPIFKASVQIANPKESLFVSTSVPPTAAVMVQIKPGAQLSSFQITGIKNLVSAAIPKLTPENVKIVDSNGMPLGEDNELLGLNEVLKQQYAFVHKEEQKKADDIVRLLSPLAGGASKVVAIVHLQYDFSQRESVKQTFDPTQVLPRAQRDYEKHKVGPGEKRIGGIPGVESNIGPVQDLDNENGLTKEDESETIVNNEIGNETIKTKFSPGEPIRMTASVLINGEQQLTTNENGDEVLEYVPFTPERIAKLEKQVQDAIGYNANRGDSVTVSDWDFSKNERLKAPQTFVEKATALIAQYIPLLKYVIIAVIIFIFYKKVIAPFAERMLEMQDAEEDKVESLFEVDDDDDELTSRFGDMKKRIEDQLGLSGAGFSEDEVKYEVLLEKIRALIQEKPEEVASLFQKLIHDEIGTPTERTS from the coding sequence GTGGATGCAAAAGTATTTTTAGAGAGTGTGCACAAAATTTATAGCAAACTCAACAAAAAACAGCGCATTGTCATTGCCACTACGCTAGTGATTTTAATCGCGTTTTTTGTGTTTTTGGTGGTGTTTTCGGGCAAAAAGACCCAAAGTGAATACGGCGTGCTATTTGATAAGCTCGATTCTGCGGATAATGCGCTGATTTTGGACTATCTAAAAGAAAAGCAGATTCCTTATAGAATCCCGCGCAATGATGTTATTGAGATTCCTTCAGAGCGCGTGGCAGAGGAGCGCATCGAGCTAGCCGCACGGGGAATCCCAAAGACCTCAAAAGTAGGTTTTGAAGTCTTTGATACCAATGACATTGCTGCGACAGATTTTACCCAGCAAGTGAAATTTTTGCGCGCCACAGAGGGCGAGCTAACGCGCACGATTGAGGCACTAGAGCCGATTTTTAAAGCAAGCGTGCAAATTGCAAATCCAAAAGAAAGTCTTTTTGTCTCTACTTCTGTGCCACCCACAGCCGCAGTTATGGTGCAAATAAAGCCGGGGGCACAGCTTTCATCATTTCAAATCACAGGGATAAAAAACCTCGTATCTGCTGCTATCCCCAAGCTCACTCCCGAAAATGTCAAAATCGTAGATAGCAATGGTATGCCTCTAGGCGAGGATAATGAGCTACTTGGGCTAAATGAAGTGCTAAAGCAACAATATGCTTTCGTGCATAAAGAGGAGCAAAAAAAGGCAGATGATATTGTGCGCTTGCTAAGCCCGCTTGCAGGTGGTGCTAGCAAGGTAGTGGCTATCGTGCATTTGCAATATGACTTTAGCCAGAGAGAATCTGTAAAGCAGACTTTTGACCCTACCCAAGTCCTCCCACGCGCACAGAGGGACTACGAAAAGCACAAAGTAGGACCGGGAGAGAAGCGCATAGGCGGAATCCCGGGCGTAGAATCAAACATAGGACCTGTGCAGGATTTGGATAATGAAAATGGACTCACAAAAGAAGATGAAAGCGAAACAATCGTAAATAACGAGATAGGCAATGAAACCATAAAGACGAAGTTTTCGCCCGGTGAGCCTATTCGTATGACTGCTTCTGTGCTGATAAATGGCGAACAACAGCTAACCACTAATGAAAATGGCGATGAAGTGCTAGAATATGTGCCTTTTACCCCAGAGCGCATAGCAAAGCTAGAAAAACAAGTCCAAGATGCTATCGGCTATAATGCAAATAGAGGGGATTCTGTAACGGTTTCTGATTGGGATTTTTCTAAAAATGAGCGGCTAAAAGCCCCACAAACTTTTGTAGAAAAAGCTACCGCGCTTATTGCTCAATACATTCCGTTGCTAAAATATGTCATTATCGCTGTGATTATTTTCATATTCTACAAAAAAGTCATCGCTCCATTTGCAGAGAGAATGCTAGAAATGCAAGATGCAGAGGAGGACAAAGTCGAGTCGCTATTTGAAGTCGATGATGATGATGATGAGCTTACTTCGCGCTTTGGCGATATGAAAAAGCGCATAGAAGACCAGCTTGGGCTTAGCGGTGCAGGATTTAGCGAAGATGAAGTCAAATACGAAGTATTGCTAGAAAAAATCCGCGCCCTTATCCAAGAAAAGCCCGAAGAGGTTGCCTCTCTTTTCCAAAAACTTATCCACGATGAGATAGGCACACCCACAGAGCGAACAAGCTAG
- the fliG gene encoding flagellar motor switch protein FliG gives MALNQRQRAQYDELSMSEKIAILLIQVGEELTSEIFKNLDIDGITEISRQIMQLKGTDKAIGGAVIEEFYAIFQSNQYINTGGLDYARDLLTKALGPEEAKRIMDKLAKTMQSAKNFAYLSKVRPQQLADFIVNEHPQTIALILAHMDATSAAETLGQFSDDNTRAEIAIRMANLGDISPNVVKRVSTVLENKLESLTSYKVEVGGPRAVAEMFNRLGQKAAKATLAYIEQIDEQLASEIKEMMFTFEDIIGLDKNAIREILKVADKKDLTMALKSAPDMLKQKFLEQMSSRASEQFVEEMQFLGAVRMRDVEAAQRKIVEVVQTLSEQGVIQVGGDDDVLV, from the coding sequence ATGGCACTAAACCAACGACAAAGAGCGCAATATGATGAACTCTCAATGAGTGAGAAAATCGCCATTTTGCTTATTCAGGTGGGCGAGGAACTCACTAGCGAGATTTTCAAAAATCTTGATATTGATGGAATCACAGAAATTTCGCGACAGATTATGCAGCTAAAAGGCACAGATAAAGCCATAGGTGGCGCAGTTATTGAGGAATTTTATGCGATATTTCAATCAAATCAATATATCAATACAGGTGGTTTGGATTACGCACGAGATTTGCTTACAAAAGCATTGGGACCAGAAGAAGCCAAGCGGATTATGGATAAGCTGGCTAAGACTATGCAGTCTGCCAAAAACTTCGCCTATCTCTCAAAAGTCCGCCCGCAGCAGCTTGCAGACTTTATTGTCAATGAACACCCTCAAACTATCGCACTTATCTTGGCTCATATGGATGCCACAAGTGCAGCAGAGACTTTGGGGCAGTTTAGCGATGACAATACACGCGCAGAAATCGCCATTCGTATGGCAAATCTAGGCGATATATCGCCAAATGTCGTAAAAAGGGTATCCACCGTGCTAGAAAACAAACTAGAATCACTCACAAGCTACAAAGTCGAAGTGGGCGGACCTCGCGCCGTTGCTGAAATGTTTAACCGACTAGGGCAAAAAGCAGCAAAAGCCACGCTAGCCTATATTGAGCAAATCGATGAACAGCTAGCAAGCGAAATCAAAGAAATGATGTTTACATTTGAAGACATTATCGGGCTTGATAAAAATGCTATTAGAGAGATTCTAAAAGTCGCGGACAAAAAAGACCTCACTATGGCACTAAAGTCCGCCCCAGATATGCTAAAGCAAAAATTCCTAGAGCAAATGTCATCGCGTGCTAGCGAGCAGTTTGTCGAGGAAATGCAGTTCTTAGGTGCAGTTAGAATGCGTGATGTCGAAGCCGCACAGCGCAAAATTGTCGAAGTAGTCCAAACCCTTAGCGAACAAGGCGTAATCCAAGTAGGCGGAGATGACGATGTCCTTGTCTAG
- the fliH gene encoding flagellar assembly protein FliH: MTMSLSSFGEENLIAKDRASKHKITRYEFSPIVIDEPDSTKESIIEEQIPQIPKDDPLEKELIEKLLGKIDELSTSLAKLQLQFEKQQQEMEAQITTARNDAYKDGLRDGEEKIKTQFQDEIQKEKTSLIDSAITLGNAMKNSETHLRELEKELSGIAVDIAKEVVAKEVDKDSSAVATALAKELLGSIANATDIHLRVNPQDLKELQEALQDYPKLKIQADNAITKGGVIIDNGGGIIDGTISNRYKTLKQSVLENLKD; this comes from the coding sequence ATGACGATGTCCTTGTCTAGTTTTGGCGAAGAAAACCTTATCGCAAAAGACCGTGCTAGCAAGCACAAAATCACTCGCTATGAGTTTAGCCCTATTGTGATTGATGAGCCAGATTCCACAAAAGAATCTATCATTGAGGAGCAAATCCCGCAAATCCCAAAAGATGACCCATTGGAGAAAGAGTTGATAGAAAAATTGCTAGGCAAAATTGATGAGCTATCCACTTCGCTTGCCAAACTTCAACTTCAGTTTGAAAAACAACAGCAAGAAATGGAAGCCCAAATCACTACCGCTCGAAATGACGCATACAAAGACGGGCTGCGAGATGGCGAGGAAAAAATAAAAACACAATTCCAAGATGAAATCCAAAAAGAAAAAACCTCTCTTATTGATTCTGCTATCACGCTTGGGAATGCGATGAAAAACTCGGAGACTCATCTGCGTGAGCTAGAAAAAGAGCTAAGTGGCATAGCCGTAGATATTGCCAAAGAAGTCGTAGCAAAAGAAGTCGATAAAGATTCTAGCGCGGTAGCAACTGCGCTAGCAAAGGAGCTTTTGGGCTCTATTGCCAATGCCACAGACATTCATCTACGCGTAAATCCGCAGGATTTAAAAGAGCTGCAAGAAGCCTTGCAAGACTACCCAAAGCTAAAAATACAAGCAGATAATGCAATCACAAAAGGTGGCGTGATAATCGATAATGGCGGGGGAATCATCGATGGCACTATCTCAAATCGCTACAAGACTTTGAAGCAATCCGTGCTAGAAAATCTAAAAGACTAA
- the dxs gene encoding 1-deoxy-D-xylulose-5-phosphate synthase has translation MDIAELYELAEILRNRILEVVSHNGGHLSSSLGAVDIIVAMHYVFGKKHNPFIFDVSHQAYAHKLLSGRFEEFDTLRCFGGISGFCNPKESDADYFIAGHSSTSISLGVGVAKAYKLEGKNGLPVVLIGDGSMSAGLTYEALNELGDRKYPMVIILNDNEMSIARPIGAISKHLSHLISHPMYQSFRNFTKKFLEKMPDSASYLAKRVEESFKLITPGILFEEMGISYIGPIDGHKLEELVFCLKRAREMERPVVVHVQTIKGKGYKIAEGPYEKWHGVGAFDLETGLPLKKPSQLKPPTEVYSNALFELAKNDKKVVGITAAMPGGVGLGKLMDLYPDRFWDAGIAEQHCVTSMAAMAKEGFIPFVSIYSTFLQRAFDQIIHDVGILALPVRFSIDRAGIVGEDGETHQGLFDIAYLRIIPNFTLFAPRDNATLIEAVNFAYGFSKSPCAYRYPRGSFVLDTLESASYPPSAFAMGKCEVLKQGKEILLIGYGNGVGRAHLVQRELELLGFAPSLVDLRFVKPLDREIIHIVEEHSIAFVFSDSYKQGGVASAISELLNECGVCKPIVSFELDCGFVPHGSVADIEKHLGIDSASLISRTIEILDKYGITHSAESKSS, from the coding sequence ATGGACATAGCCGAGCTATACGAGCTTGCAGAGATTTTGCGAAATAGGATTTTGGAAGTGGTAAGCCACAATGGAGGGCATCTAAGCTCTTCTTTGGGTGCGGTGGATATTATCGTGGCTATGCACTATGTGTTTGGCAAAAAGCACAATCCATTTATTTTTGATGTTTCTCATCAAGCATACGCACACAAACTTCTAAGCGGGCGGTTTGAGGAGTTTGATACACTTAGATGCTTTGGTGGGATTAGTGGATTTTGCAATCCCAAAGAATCAGATGCGGATTATTTCATCGCTGGACATAGCTCTACTTCGATTTCGCTAGGTGTGGGTGTGGCAAAGGCTTACAAGCTAGAGGGCAAAAACGGCTTGCCTGTGGTGCTTATAGGCGATGGCAGTATGAGTGCGGGGCTGACTTATGAAGCACTAAATGAGCTAGGGGATAGAAAATACCCAATGGTAATAATCCTAAATGACAATGAAATGAGTATCGCTCGCCCCATTGGCGCGATTAGCAAGCATTTATCCCATCTCATTTCTCACCCTATGTATCAGTCATTTCGCAATTTTACAAAGAAGTTTTTGGAGAAAATGCCTGATTCTGCGAGCTATCTAGCAAAGCGTGTAGAAGAGAGCTTTAAGCTAATTACCCCGGGGATTTTGTTTGAGGAAATGGGGATTAGCTACATAGGACCAATCGATGGGCATAAGCTAGAAGAGCTTGTGTTTTGCCTAAAAAGAGCACGAGAAATGGAGCGACCCGTAGTGGTGCACGTCCAAACCATAAAGGGCAAGGGCTACAAAATCGCAGAGGGACCTTATGAGAAATGGCACGGAGTGGGGGCGTTTGACTTAGAGACAGGCTTACCGCTAAAAAAACCAAGTCAGCTAAAGCCACCCACAGAAGTGTATTCTAACGCGCTTTTTGAGCTAGCAAAAAATGACAAAAAAGTCGTAGGAATCACTGCTGCTATGCCCGGGGGTGTGGGACTAGGCAAACTTATGGATTTATACCCTGATAGATTTTGGGATGCGGGAATTGCCGAGCAGCACTGCGTAACCTCTATGGCAGCAATGGCAAAAGAGGGGTTTATCCCTTTTGTAAGCATTTACTCGACATTTTTGCAAAGAGCGTTTGACCAGATTATCCACGATGTAGGGATTTTAGCCTTGCCTGTGAGATTTAGCATAGATAGAGCGGGAATCGTAGGCGAAGATGGCGAAACTCATCAAGGGCTTTTTGACATTGCATATTTGCGGATAATCCCAAACTTCACGCTTTTTGCTCCGCGTGATAATGCCACCCTCATTGAAGCGGTAAATTTTGCTTATGGCTTTAGCAAATCCCCTTGCGCGTATCGCTATCCTCGTGGTAGCTTTGTGCTAGATACGCTAGAGTCAGCTTCTTATCCACCTAGTGCGTTTGCTATGGGCAAATGTGAAGTGCTAAAGCAGGGCAAAGAAATCCTCCTTATCGGCTATGGAAATGGTGTAGGTAGGGCACACTTAGTGCAAAGAGAACTAGAACTTCTAGGTTTTGCTCCTAGCTTGGTGGATTTGCGCTTTGTCAAACCACTTGATAGAGAGATTATACACATTGTTGAGGAGCATTCTATCGCGTTTGTGTTTAGCGATAGCTACAAGCAAGGTGGCGTAGCAAGCGCGATAAGTGAGCTACTAAATGAGTGTGGCGTATGCAAGCCTATCGTTAGCTTTGAGCTAGATTGTGGATTTGTCCCGCACGGCAGTGTAGCCGATATAGAAAAGCACTTAGGCATTGATAGTGCTTCTCTTATCTCACGCACGATTGAAATACTAGACAAATACGGCATCACTCATAGCGCAGAGTCTAAGTCCTCTTAA
- a CDS encoding YkgJ family cysteine cluster protein: protein MKDFSFEFVPSACKECGGKCCVGESGYIFLSLSQAEAIADFLHLSLEDFARKYLIKVGYRFSLIEKRYENGFACVFFDEVKKSCQIYPLRPKQCVDFPFWDKMRGKKCEDLGELFALCRGVRNPANSVDSLIDTKDCAMK from the coding sequence ATCAAAGATTTTAGCTTTGAGTTTGTGCCAAGTGCGTGCAAAGAGTGCGGTGGCAAATGCTGTGTGGGCGAGAGTGGATATATATTTCTTAGTCTAAGCCAAGCAGAAGCGATTGCAGATTTTTTGCACCTTTCGCTAGAGGATTTTGCTAGGAAATATTTGATAAAGGTTGGGTATCGATTCTCGCTTATTGAGAAACGATATGAAAATGGCTTTGCGTGCGTGTTTTTTGATGAAGTGAAAAAATCCTGCCAAATCTATCCGCTTCGCCCAAAGCAATGCGTGGATTTTCCTTTTTGGGATAAAATGAGGGGCAAGAAGTGCGAGGATTTGGGAGAGCTTTTTGCTTTGTGTAGGGGGGTAAGAAATCCTGCTAATAGCGTGGATTCTCTCATAGACACAAAAGATTGCGCTATGAAGTGA
- a CDS encoding tetratricopeptide repeat protein yields the protein MKTHSQSIQITKDSKGSAKVAKCAFAKFALSCAMSCVCICGVLAEPTSTKNTQKDTTANTTKSTNSTPNEATPKKTKTTDEESAFASSIQDSKTTTAQIALRQPYNDLETALPSEDFGENFTLPKIADSSMDLLLLQGADDLYHSNFAESLENFLLLYDKTKEPYYAKLAAQAALGKGDIQTAFSLANLYVEQSGDENDVIINKILADAFVQNGQMDKAIIALEKVKKLEDTEALNDVLANLYMLQKQLPKALSLFEELYEKTKNPEVLKKILVIFLSQEKTQKALGVLSEHLLSEGCEDLFCEEALSFYVDSNALNMAKAVFEKIYQKSPTIPNATNYMRVLVALKQYQEAQGIAQSFPFDQGLLLDLYVMQGDFEKARDLSAQIYAQSKNPRFLALEAIYGLGEGEIAKESAIEAIKKLEKSIKERKKELQSNKQKPTNQDAFFYNFCGYLMIDFDIDLKRGIEYVKEALLVEPYSISYIDSLAWGYYKLGDCTKASQIFGQIPQNRVEKEPELKAHSMQINACRK from the coding sequence GTGAAAACACACTCACAAAGCATACAAATCACAAAAGACAGCAAAGGCAGTGCAAAAGTCGCAAAATGCGCCTTTGCAAAATTTGCTTTATCTTGTGCTATGTCTTGTGTCTGTATCTGTGGAGTGCTAGCAGAGCCTACCAGCACAAAAAACACACAAAAAGACACCACAGCAAACACAACAAAATCCACAAATTCTACGCCAAACGAAGCGACACCTAAAAAAACAAAAACTACCGATGAAGAATCCGCCTTTGCTTCCTCTATACAAGACTCCAAAACCACGACCGCTCAAATCGCCCTAAGACAGCCTTATAACGACTTAGAAACCGCGCTTCCTAGCGAGGATTTTGGCGAGAATTTCACTCTGCCTAAGATTGCAGATTCTAGTATGGATTTGCTACTTTTGCAGGGGGCTGATGATTTGTATCATAGTAATTTTGCCGAGTCTTTAGAGAATTTTTTGCTTTTGTATGACAAGACAAAAGAGCCCTACTATGCCAAGCTAGCTGCCCAAGCCGCACTTGGCAAAGGCGATATACAAACCGCCTTTAGCCTAGCAAATCTCTATGTAGAGCAAAGTGGCGATGAAAACGATGTCATCATCAATAAGATTTTAGCCGATGCTTTTGTGCAAAATGGACAAATGGACAAAGCAATCATCGCCCTAGAAAAAGTCAAAAAGCTAGAAGATACAGAGGCACTAAATGATGTCCTAGCAAATCTATATATGCTCCAAAAGCAGCTTCCAAAAGCACTAAGCCTCTTTGAGGAGCTGTATGAGAAAACCAAAAACCCAGAAGTGCTAAAAAAGATTTTAGTCATATTTCTATCCCAAGAAAAAACCCAAAAGGCATTAGGTGTTTTAAGCGAGCATTTGCTAAGCGAGGGGTGCGAGGATTTGTTTTGTGAGGAGGCGTTGAGCTTTTATGTCGACTCAAACGCGCTAAATATGGCAAAGGCAGTGTTTGAGAAAATCTACCAAAAATCCCCCACGATTCCCAATGCCACAAACTATATGCGTGTCCTAGTCGCACTCAAGCAATATCAAGAAGCACAAGGCATAGCCCAAAGCTTTCCATTTGACCAAGGGCTTTTGTTAGATTTGTATGTGATGCAGGGGGATTTTGAAAAAGCGCGTGATTTGAGTGCTCAAATCTACGCCCAAAGCAAAAATCCTAGATTTTTGGCACTAGAAGCGATATATGGACTAGGAGAGGGCGAGATAGCAAAAGAATCTGCCATAGAAGCAATCAAAAAGCTAGAAAAGTCTATCAAAGAGCGCAAAAAAGAACTCCAATCAAACAAGCAAAAGCCCACCAATCAAGATGCGTTTTTTTATAATTTTTGCGGATATTTGATGATAGATTTTGACATAGACTTAAAAAGAGGAATCGAATATGTCAAAGAAGCACTGCTTGTTGAGCCCTACTCGATTTCCTACATTGACTCGCTTGCGTGGGGGTATTATAAGCTCGGGGATTGCACCAAAGCAAGCCAAATATTTGGGCAAATCCCGCAAAATCGTGTCGAAAAAGAGCCCGAGCTAAAAGCGCACTCTATGCAGATAAATGCTTGCAGAAAATAG
- the traF gene encoding conjugal transfer protein TraF, with the protein MKHNKLNKILRQITKSKKVKSSALLLAPALLANALFALEFGGVGNVSAGMGGAGVALKQSQWTLYYNPALLGIVNKSSFGYSFGAEYKETNLLAATNIDKNNIEEMYKELDGLFKGTATNNGRGGDSQPVVLSGRSATPQNVSPQANSKNLQLNGVFGDVVRNLLGKGSSDTVTDSDLTEYLKKHGGGDNPSSVDDALKKMSSSDFEGVKKDLEAAIKKTEDTHPDSGLGILAGIVSGLTPENLKKALEQVGSGDNIDITKLLGKMGGITLKAGSSSTLNTFLKDMQTINGIIAQNDLNVSTQNGLIITYSGKDNNWGISLGLLASAYANAHADIDKTHNQIIIKSGSDYYGISVGSGGVTIDKSDDTKYNASSILTGNHHITSNAIAFGELPIGYGYAWHSRAGTFGLGLAGKYIHAAGYILEASGSYDSIGKSISFSSKDIVQTSTWGVDVGLVYVPTFSKNLIFGLVGKNLNAPKIKTNKKTIELNRQVRAGVSYSLWKERIVFALDADLLANQTLSTVRPYSQMIGGGVMFDFKYVDLRFGSMYDFRDTTKEGVILTGGINILGFLDIAVQSNLNLTSIPQISKNLQLPSYLNVKIGGGFSW; encoded by the coding sequence ATGAAACACAACAAACTTAACAAAATATTACGACAAATCACAAAATCAAAAAAAGTAAAATCTAGCGCACTGCTCCTAGCACCTGCCTTGCTAGCAAACGCGCTTTTTGCCCTAGAGTTTGGCGGGGTGGGCAATGTCTCTGCAGGTATGGGTGGCGCAGGTGTCGCGCTCAAGCAGTCCCAATGGACTCTCTACTACAACCCAGCCCTGCTAGGAATCGTAAATAAATCTAGTTTTGGGTATAGCTTCGGTGCGGAGTATAAAGAGACAAACTTGCTAGCTGCTACAAACATAGATAAAAACAATATCGAGGAAATGTATAAGGAGCTAGATGGGCTATTTAAAGGCACTGCTACAAATAACGGTAGGGGGGGGGATAGCCAGCCTGTTGTCCTAAGTGGTAGAAGTGCTACCCCGCAAAATGTCTCCCCGCAAGCAAATAGCAAAAATTTGCAATTAAATGGGGTATTTGGCGATGTGGTGAGAAATCTACTAGGCAAAGGAAGTAGTGATACCGTAACAGATAGTGATTTGACAGAATATCTAAAAAAACACGGAGGAGGCGATAATCCTAGTAGCGTAGATGATGCTTTGAAAAAAATGTCATCTAGTGATTTTGAGGGGGTAAAAAAGGATTTGGAAGCCGCTATAAAAAAGACAGAGGACACACACCCTGATAGTGGGCTAGGCATACTAGCTGGCATCGTAAGCGGGCTTACTCCCGAAAACCTAAAAAAAGCACTAGAGCAGGTAGGAAGTGGAGATAATATCGACATAACAAAACTACTTGGCAAAATGGGTGGAATCACGCTTAAAGCTGGCTCTAGCTCTACGCTAAATACATTTCTAAAAGATATGCAAACCATAAATGGCATAATAGCGCAAAACGACTTAAATGTATCTACGCAAAATGGGCTTATCATCACTTATAGTGGCAAGGACAATAATTGGGGAATCTCGCTAGGGCTACTTGCTAGTGCGTATGCCAACGCCCACGCTGACATAGACAAAACACACAATCAAATCATCATAAAATCAGGTAGCGACTACTATGGAATAAGCGTGGGTAGCGGTGGCGTAACGATAGACAAATCAGATGATACAAAATATAATGCCTCATCAATCCTCACAGGAAATCATCACATAACCTCAAATGCGATTGCCTTTGGCGAGCTACCTATCGGCTATGGCTATGCGTGGCATAGCAGAGCTGGGACATTTGGGCTTGGGCTAGCTGGCAAATATATCCACGCAGCAGGCTATATCCTAGAAGCTAGTGGCAGCTATGATAGCATAGGCAAAAGTATCAGCTTCAGCTCCAAAGACATCGTGCAGACTTCTACTTGGGGCGTGGATGTGGGGCTTGTCTATGTGCCGACATTTTCCAAAAACCTAATCTTTGGCTTGGTGGGCAAAAATCTAAACGCACCCAAAATCAAAACAAACAAAAAAACTATCGAGCTAAATCGACAAGTAAGGGCGGGGGTGAGCTACTCTCTGTGGAAAGAGCGCATAGTCTTTGCGCTAGATGCGGACTTGCTAGCAAACCAAACGCTTTCCACCGTGCGCCCATACTCACAGATGATAGGTGGGGGTGTGATGTTTGACTTTAAGTATGTGGATTTGCGGTTTGGCAGTATGTATGACTTCCGCGACACGACAAAAGAGGGCGTAATCCTAACGGGCGGTATCAATATACTAGGATTTTTAGACATTGCCGTGCAAAGCAATCTAAACCTAACGAGTATCCCACAAATCTCTAAAAATCTACAACTCCCAAGCTATCTAAATGTCAAAATCGGCGGTGGCTTTAGCTGGTAG
- the aroB gene encoding 3-dehydroquinate synthase, with amino-acid sequence MPTLHLDFTKQDFGYPIHIAPLREHLHTTLSALKPTKILLITNEMIKSLYLPYLQEALQASTTDTSTRKNFEILTYCIEDGEVHKNMSSIEGILDFAFANKLDRKSLMISLGGGIVSDIVGFASGIYERGISFVSIPTTLLAQVDASVGGKCGINNAYGKNLVGLFHQPKAVFVDTHFLRSLPVRELRAGIAEMIKIAVCFEEKALEDLEGLEVSGDINSLDFLDSLAPHIKKAIELKSAVVQKDEKEAGIRAGLNYGHTFGHAIENLTHYTKFLHGEAVAMGMRMANALALKLGNLSREQVQRIDSVLSKFGLDFDYKIDSIEEFYEKLFLDKKSKGGKITLVLPRGIGGVDIRDDIDRELILETLREFG; translated from the coding sequence ATGCCAACCCTGCACCTAGACTTCACAAAGCAAGACTTTGGCTACCCCATACACATAGCCCCCCTGCGTGAGCATCTACACACTACACTTAGCGCACTAAAGCCCACCAAAATCCTGCTTATCACAAATGAAATGATAAAATCCCTCTACTTGCCCTATCTACAAGAGGCTTTGCAAGCAAGCACCACAGATACAAGCACTAGAAAGAATTTTGAGATTTTGACATACTGCATAGAGGACGGCGAAGTGCACAAAAATATGTCTAGCATCGAGGGGATTTTGGACTTTGCCTTTGCAAACAAGCTAGATAGAAAGTCGCTTATGATTTCGCTAGGTGGTGGGATAGTAAGCGACATAGTGGGCTTTGCAAGCGGAATCTATGAGCGCGGAATCAGCTTTGTGAGTATCCCTACGACTTTGCTAGCCCAAGTAGATGCTTCTGTGGGTGGCAAATGCGGGATAAACAACGCTTATGGCAAAAATCTAGTGGGGCTTTTTCATCAGCCAAAGGCGGTGTTTGTCGATACGCACTTTTTGCGCTCACTTCCAGTGCGCGAGCTACGCGCAGGTATAGCCGAGATGATAAAAATCGCCGTGTGCTTTGAGGAAAAAGCACTTGAGGATTTGGAGGGCTTGGAGGTATCGGGCGATATAAATTCGCTAGATTTCCTAGATAGCCTAGCCCCGCATATCAAAAAAGCCATAGAGCTAAAATCCGCAGTCGTCCAAAAAGACGAAAAAGAAGCGGGAATCCGCGCGGGGCTAAACTACGGGCATACTTTCGGGCACGCTATCGAAAACCTCACACACTATACGAAGTTTTTGCACGGCGAGGCGGTGGCTATGGGTATGCGTATGGCAAACGCGCTAGCACTAAAGCTAGGCAATCTCTCACGCGAGCAAGTGCAGCGCATAGATAGTGTGCTAAGCAAGTTTGGGCTAGACTTTGACTACAAAATCGATAGTATAGAGGAGTTTTATGAGAAGCTGTTTTTGGACAAAAAATCAAAGGGTGGGAAAATCACGCTTGTCCTGCCACGCGGAATCGGTGGCGTGGATATACGAGATGATATAGATAGGGAGCTGATTTTGGAGACTTTGAGAGAGTTTGGGTAG